A stretch of the Lineus longissimus chromosome 12, tnLinLong1.2, whole genome shotgun sequence genome encodes the following:
- the LOC135496849 gene encoding uncharacterized protein LOC135496849 isoform X2 yields the protein MDRTRIESSKRSPRGKDLSDAETKSGFTVAVVAAMHIVGTNLVLPAGIIYDKFGPLCTNIIGFVLSTIGYGLVYSAVLQPDYYSTRSSLFSFYFFLANHGVLYMYMASLVTSVKNFPQKHRAKVVALLDTMFGSGLMVFFSLYSEFYINGHEIDVRHQNLSGFILTLLLVTAAVYILCIFFLRIYPSAPEDDENVEMEQLNDSPSSEDLLQEEGMEDTETTARESHPRAVTMAREDKQSQWEYVKPGLWGTFLSIKFQCLMWAFVLLASTTGMFINNLTAMTKSVHQTHYNWPLTMAISVAGIVMRFVLSPLSDYLYPKVPRIVFLIGGDMLSVISYFTLIFTMDEFAGLLSACIMVGVSIASSYTFGTTILSEHFGTAHLGLHFGIIKIFDALCGFGMQTAFGEIYDGQISNATSGAKDCYGVHCGVGQMGLATLVTSLAVCAAVGFLIKQFWDRRQHV from the exons ATGGACAGAACTCGGATTGAATCGAGTAAGAG AAGTCCGAGAGGAAAAGACCTCAGCGATGCTGAAACCAAATCAGGCTTTACTG TTGCTGTGGTGGCTGCGATGCACATTGTCGGCACGAACCTCGTCCTACCTGCTGGGATCATCTACGACAAATTCGGCCCTCTCTGCACCAACATTATTGGCTTCGTCCTGAGTACAATTGGCTATGGTCTGGTTTACAGTGCCGTCCTTCAACCCGACTATTACTCGACACGGAGCTCTTTGTTTAGCTTCTACTTCTTTCTAGCAA ATCACGGCGTCCTCTATATGTACATGGCATCGCTCGTCACGAGTGTGAAGAACTTTCCACAAAAACACCGAGCGAAGGTCGTGGCATTACTCGACACGATGTTCGGATCAGGCTTGATGGTATTTTTCAGTTTGTATTCCGAGTTTTACATAAATGGACACGAAATTGATGTGAGGCACCAAAACCTGTCAGGATTTATTTTAACGCTGCTGCTTGTGACTGCAGCCGTTTATATTCTGTGTATTTTCTTTCTGCGAATCTATCCTAGTGCACCGGAAGATGATGAAAACGTAGAGATGGAGCAGCTCAACGATTCGCCAAGCTCGGAAGATCTCTTGCAGGAGGAAGGAATGGAGGATACGGAGACGACGGCGCGCGAGTCACATCCACGCGCCGTAACTATGGCGAGAGAGGATAAACAAAGTCAATGGGAGTACGTAAAACCTGGATTATGGGGGACATTCCTGAGTATAAAGTTCCAATGTCTGATGTGGGCTTTCGTTCTTCTCGCGTCAACGACCGGTATGTTTATAAACAATCTCACCGCCATGACGAAATCTGTGCATCAGACTCATTATAACTGGCCGTTGACTATGGCGATCTCTGTGGCAGGAATCGTGATGCGATTCGTTCTGAGCCCTCTATCGGACTATCTGTACCCTAAAGTCCCCAGAATAGTATTTCTCATCGGGGGTGACATGCTTTCGGTAATAAGttactttactttaatattcaCTATGGACGAGTTTGCCGGATTGCTCTCGGCGTGTATTATGGTCGGTGTATCAATTGCTAGCTCTTACACATTCGGAACAACGATTCTCAGCGAACATTTTGGAACTGCTCATTTAGGTTTACACTTTGGGATTATAAAAATTTTCGACGCGTTATGTGGGTTCGGGATGCAGACCGCCTTTGGTGAGATTTACGATGGGCAGATTTCAAACGCAACTTCCGGTGCGAAGGACTGTTATGGCGTCCATTGTGGGGTAGGGCAGATGGGCCTTGCGACGCTGGTGACATCTCTGGCTGTTTGCGCCGCAGTTGGTTTTCTAATCAAACAGTTTTGGGACAGAAGGCAGCACGTATAA
- the LOC135496849 gene encoding uncharacterized protein LOC135496849 isoform X1: MAIKSGGCTCDPTSRKRYVALGVACLAKLVAGSTSVFSIYANSLKKTFNYSQTEVAVVAAMHIVGTNLVLPAGIIYDKFGPLCTNIIGFVLSTIGYGLVYSAVLQPDYYSTRSSLFSFYFFLANHGVLYMYMASLVTSVKNFPQKHRAKVVALLDTMFGSGLMVFFSLYSEFYINGHEIDVRHQNLSGFILTLLLVTAAVYILCIFFLRIYPSAPEDDENVEMEQLNDSPSSEDLLQEEGMEDTETTARESHPRAVTMAREDKQSQWEYVKPGLWGTFLSIKFQCLMWAFVLLASTTGMFINNLTAMTKSVHQTHYNWPLTMAISVAGIVMRFVLSPLSDYLYPKVPRIVFLIGGDMLSVISYFTLIFTMDEFAGLLSACIMVGVSIASSYTFGTTILSEHFGTAHLGLHFGIIKIFDALCGFGMQTAFGEIYDGQISNATSGAKDCYGVHCGVGQMGLATLVTSLAVCAAVGFLIKQFWDRRQHV; the protein is encoded by the exons ATGGCGATCAAAAGTGGCGGCTGCACGTGCGACCCGACCTCGAGGAAACGTTACGTAGCACTAGGCGTGGCATGTCTTGCCAAGTTGGTCGCGGGCTCCACCTCCGTATTCAGCATCTACGCTAATTCGCTGAAGAAGACATTCAACTACTCACAAACGGAAG TTGCTGTGGTGGCTGCGATGCACATTGTCGGCACGAACCTCGTCCTACCTGCTGGGATCATCTACGACAAATTCGGCCCTCTCTGCACCAACATTATTGGCTTCGTCCTGAGTACAATTGGCTATGGTCTGGTTTACAGTGCCGTCCTTCAACCCGACTATTACTCGACACGGAGCTCTTTGTTTAGCTTCTACTTCTTTCTAGCAA ATCACGGCGTCCTCTATATGTACATGGCATCGCTCGTCACGAGTGTGAAGAACTTTCCACAAAAACACCGAGCGAAGGTCGTGGCATTACTCGACACGATGTTCGGATCAGGCTTGATGGTATTTTTCAGTTTGTATTCCGAGTTTTACATAAATGGACACGAAATTGATGTGAGGCACCAAAACCTGTCAGGATTTATTTTAACGCTGCTGCTTGTGACTGCAGCCGTTTATATTCTGTGTATTTTCTTTCTGCGAATCTATCCTAGTGCACCGGAAGATGATGAAAACGTAGAGATGGAGCAGCTCAACGATTCGCCAAGCTCGGAAGATCTCTTGCAGGAGGAAGGAATGGAGGATACGGAGACGACGGCGCGCGAGTCACATCCACGCGCCGTAACTATGGCGAGAGAGGATAAACAAAGTCAATGGGAGTACGTAAAACCTGGATTATGGGGGACATTCCTGAGTATAAAGTTCCAATGTCTGATGTGGGCTTTCGTTCTTCTCGCGTCAACGACCGGTATGTTTATAAACAATCTCACCGCCATGACGAAATCTGTGCATCAGACTCATTATAACTGGCCGTTGACTATGGCGATCTCTGTGGCAGGAATCGTGATGCGATTCGTTCTGAGCCCTCTATCGGACTATCTGTACCCTAAAGTCCCCAGAATAGTATTTCTCATCGGGGGTGACATGCTTTCGGTAATAAGttactttactttaatattcaCTATGGACGAGTTTGCCGGATTGCTCTCGGCGTGTATTATGGTCGGTGTATCAATTGCTAGCTCTTACACATTCGGAACAACGATTCTCAGCGAACATTTTGGAACTGCTCATTTAGGTTTACACTTTGGGATTATAAAAATTTTCGACGCGTTATGTGGGTTCGGGATGCAGACCGCCTTTGGTGAGATTTACGATGGGCAGATTTCAAACGCAACTTCCGGTGCGAAGGACTGTTATGGCGTCCATTGTGGGGTAGGGCAGATGGGCCTTGCGACGCTGGTGACATCTCTGGCTGTTTGCGCCGCAGTTGGTTTTCTAATCAAACAGTTTTGGGACAGAAGGCAGCACGTATAA
- the LOC135496849 gene encoding uncharacterized protein LOC135496849 isoform X3, with protein MIYRSPRGKDLSDAETKSGFTVAVVAAMHIVGTNLVLPAGIIYDKFGPLCTNIIGFVLSTIGYGLVYSAVLQPDYYSTRSSLFSFYFFLANHGVLYMYMASLVTSVKNFPQKHRAKVVALLDTMFGSGLMVFFSLYSEFYINGHEIDVRHQNLSGFILTLLLVTAAVYILCIFFLRIYPSAPEDDENVEMEQLNDSPSSEDLLQEEGMEDTETTARESHPRAVTMAREDKQSQWEYVKPGLWGTFLSIKFQCLMWAFVLLASTTGMFINNLTAMTKSVHQTHYNWPLTMAISVAGIVMRFVLSPLSDYLYPKVPRIVFLIGGDMLSVISYFTLIFTMDEFAGLLSACIMVGVSIASSYTFGTTILSEHFGTAHLGLHFGIIKIFDALCGFGMQTAFGEIYDGQISNATSGAKDCYGVHCGVGQMGLATLVTSLAVCAAVGFLIKQFWDRRQHV; from the exons ATGATTTACAG AAGTCCGAGAGGAAAAGACCTCAGCGATGCTGAAACCAAATCAGGCTTTACTG TTGCTGTGGTGGCTGCGATGCACATTGTCGGCACGAACCTCGTCCTACCTGCTGGGATCATCTACGACAAATTCGGCCCTCTCTGCACCAACATTATTGGCTTCGTCCTGAGTACAATTGGCTATGGTCTGGTTTACAGTGCCGTCCTTCAACCCGACTATTACTCGACACGGAGCTCTTTGTTTAGCTTCTACTTCTTTCTAGCAA ATCACGGCGTCCTCTATATGTACATGGCATCGCTCGTCACGAGTGTGAAGAACTTTCCACAAAAACACCGAGCGAAGGTCGTGGCATTACTCGACACGATGTTCGGATCAGGCTTGATGGTATTTTTCAGTTTGTATTCCGAGTTTTACATAAATGGACACGAAATTGATGTGAGGCACCAAAACCTGTCAGGATTTATTTTAACGCTGCTGCTTGTGACTGCAGCCGTTTATATTCTGTGTATTTTCTTTCTGCGAATCTATCCTAGTGCACCGGAAGATGATGAAAACGTAGAGATGGAGCAGCTCAACGATTCGCCAAGCTCGGAAGATCTCTTGCAGGAGGAAGGAATGGAGGATACGGAGACGACGGCGCGCGAGTCACATCCACGCGCCGTAACTATGGCGAGAGAGGATAAACAAAGTCAATGGGAGTACGTAAAACCTGGATTATGGGGGACATTCCTGAGTATAAAGTTCCAATGTCTGATGTGGGCTTTCGTTCTTCTCGCGTCAACGACCGGTATGTTTATAAACAATCTCACCGCCATGACGAAATCTGTGCATCAGACTCATTATAACTGGCCGTTGACTATGGCGATCTCTGTGGCAGGAATCGTGATGCGATTCGTTCTGAGCCCTCTATCGGACTATCTGTACCCTAAAGTCCCCAGAATAGTATTTCTCATCGGGGGTGACATGCTTTCGGTAATAAGttactttactttaatattcaCTATGGACGAGTTTGCCGGATTGCTCTCGGCGTGTATTATGGTCGGTGTATCAATTGCTAGCTCTTACACATTCGGAACAACGATTCTCAGCGAACATTTTGGAACTGCTCATTTAGGTTTACACTTTGGGATTATAAAAATTTTCGACGCGTTATGTGGGTTCGGGATGCAGACCGCCTTTGGTGAGATTTACGATGGGCAGATTTCAAACGCAACTTCCGGTGCGAAGGACTGTTATGGCGTCCATTGTGGGGTAGGGCAGATGGGCCTTGCGACGCTGGTGACATCTCTGGCTGTTTGCGCCGCAGTTGGTTTTCTAATCAAACAGTTTTGGGACAGAAGGCAGCACGTATAA